The Molothrus ater isolate BHLD 08-10-18 breed brown headed cowbird chromosome 1, BPBGC_Mater_1.1, whole genome shotgun sequence genome includes a window with the following:
- the FAM83A gene encoding protein FAM83A, whose product MNHPRHMGKIRKRLEDIKNQSLKLTKVDFSHNESIRLATDAFLDGGTDSYLETLSKEGEVDFLSSVEAQYIKDNARESYYAQECPGADGAAAPKQNDAGSLPSGTYFPTISDSSEPALLHTWITAEKPYLKEKSTATVYFQTEKNSNIRDIIRRYIHKTTQVLAIVMDVFTDTEILCDLLEAANKRMVFVYLLLDHSSVDLFSEMCDKLQISEDLFKNISVRSVTGEVYCAKSGRKFSGKIQEKFLISDWRYVLSGSYSFTWLCGQVHRNLLSKFTGQVVELFDEEFRHLYALSKPVRGPKTPPRSLPFLFSRSWAPPRSLPYSEQGSANTLSDFSSLSAGSTHQSKQTPRTLMFNSNFSPQSPLQRVNSFHSYVSFTPPPAQQAIQPNYYQPHYTAENATVPYNNMNMNIYRPIRLRQEEPNRTGLSSSWRCLHKANLFA is encoded by the exons ATGAACCACCCCAGACATATGGGCAAGATAAGGAAGAGGCTGGAGGATATCAAGAACCAGTCCCTGAAGTTGACAAAAGTGGACTTCAGCCACAACGAAAGCATCAGATTGGCCACCGACGCCTTCTTGGATGGTGGGACAGACTCTTACCTGGAAACTCTAAGCAAAGAGGGTGAGGTGGATTTCCTCTCCTCGGTGGAAGCTCAGTACATCAAGGATAACGCCCGGGAGTCTTACTATGCACAGGAGTGCCCGGGTGCCGACGGGGCAGCCGCGCCAAAGCAGAACGACGCCGGGTCGCTGCCTTCGGGGACCTACTTCCCCACCATTTCTGACAGCAGTGAGCCGGCTCTGCTCCACACATGGATTACTGCAGAGAAACcctatttaaaggaaaaatctaCAGCCACTGTGTATTTCCAAACAGAGAAGAACAGCAACATTAGAGACATCATACGCCGGTACATCCACAAGACCACTCAG GTGTTGGCCATTGTGATGGATGTGTTCACAGACACTGAGATTCTCTGTGACCTCCTGGAGGCAGCTAACAAGCGCATGGTCTTTGTTTACCTGCTGCTGGATCACAGCAGTGTAGATCTTTTCTCGGAGATGTGCGACAAGCTGCAGATTTCTGAGGATCTCTTCAAG aatatttcagtCCGCAGTGTTACTGGAGAGGTTTACTGTGCCAAGTCAGGCAggaaattttcaggaaaaattcaagaaaaatttCTTATCTCTGACTGGAGATATGTGCTTTCTGGATCTTACAG CTTCACGTGGCTCTGCGGCCAGGTTCACCGCAACCTCCTCTCCAAGTTCACGGGCCAGGTTGTGGAGCTGTTTGACGAGGAGTTCCGGCACCTGTACGCGCTGTCCAAGCCCGTGCGGGGCCCCAAGACGCCGCCGCGCAGCCTCCCCTTCCTGTTCAGCCGGAGCTGGGCGCCCCCGCGCAGCCTCCCCTACAGCGAGCAGGGCAGCGCCAACACCCTGTCCGACTTCAGCAGCCTCTCCGCCGGCAGCACCCACCAGAGCAAGCAGACCCCCAGAACGCTCATGTTCAACAGCAACTTCAGCCCGCAGTCACCTCTGCAGCGAGTCAATTCCTTCCACAGCTATGTGTCCTTCACCCCCCCGCCTGCACAGCAGGCCATCCAGCCTAACTACTACCAGCCGCACTACACGGCCGAAAACGCCACCGTTCCCTACAACAACATGAACATGAACATTTACAGACCTATAAGGCTCAGGCAAGAGGAACCGAACAGGACAGGGTTAAGCTCATCCTGGAGATGCCTCCACAAAGCTAACCTGTTTGCATAA